In one window of Streptomyces griseus subsp. griseus DNA:
- a CDS encoding PAS domain-containing protein: MSSRPSRGTARLAAILDALPDGLLLVNCNGTVVNANAIALEMFETPGTALVGRGLLDLLPEFDSKLIPGSMRRPEAADEQGRTKPTRMVARRTDRHEYPVEVTSASLDSGQAAYKDIHSSYTGDELLMLVVRDLSGTVDTEAELARSQRQTEMILRAASEGVVGTDTDGRVVLVNPAAAQILGFRASDLGGQELHPLILHSRAEGEPFPYEESPLADTLKSGRKHRVRGQVLWSKSGAQVPVDLTTAPVRDGDQLVGAVMTFTDRRPYEELSTQHKNVVAELTTSHSDEVTALKEAHAAELEALKEAHAAELADRTERYAAEAEAQAELLASVGAQHSQLTAVLGGSLRGPLEELRGELSMLAADPAGQLWPEANQILHHLAAGYARMTTLVDSVLSYQRLDAGVEGLHKAPAMIDGIVTGGIDGAVELIGPGRAQFAVHAPPIEAEVDAVRLATALAHLVADVCGVDSTGKTRAVPGGGYVDSTVVVAAAQRGDVVRIEVRGPFAGGDPVHEPIVRGIVQAHGGVLQTHEMPGMSGSAYVLDIPIGAASGTIAPPEVPVEPAPAPPPAPEGVGAPGVTSGGRRRARRSSTDAFLGSPGAPEAGAEEGVVAAGPGDGPVAEPTGRRRARRGPAAAEEQATPELLPAQQGEGSGRRRGRPSPAENGTAGSGTAGDGAAESGPPQLGPPQTPEQQAQQARQQPQRQALALTSAAPSPPSEGSVVTAAEGAQGAGRPQRGQTVPPQGVPTDSQQPVPPAGRRARQEGEHRPALPALASGNGASGPEQGGQPQPQEEALALSQAQAQQPGGRRARRALAAAQERTAAEAGPRTAFALPPADADRAPAAPGAPAPVQAPGTPEPAQGSGGAPLPVQAPGTAPTPVQASGTAPDLPGAPGDDSHHGRTAPEAGHTPPQAHPVPPHADWGQGAPLDGPDEQPCGAAVPEAPSAPRPAPDDRSWGGNGQTAHATGTAAAPAAHPADSGAGVPDARQPLPAEEPMAGVNPDSTQGRAFSVRTLGQGVPFAQHLTQQQNQPAPSTPPSQQQSLGGAGRRRKLAAPPEGERPTAQPPAAGPDPTAPTATAQGTQGEQGAQGQQVAQGQPPQAPQQTQPSPQSPSPSPEAQGSDPTNPGSGQLLAPPVAEGRAYAIGAPDEGAEGPEPLDGPGGAVEVANRPQPRPLDDELPPEPLDNPRRLLVWPAPDVPTQQALSDRGYRPVIVNSREEVDAQIAAFPAALFVDPLTGPITRTALQSLRQAAVAAEVPVLVTAGLGQATREAAYGADPAVLLKALAPRDSEQHPPRVLLIEEHEEIAAALAQTLERRGMQVARAATDSEAVDLAGRMRPNLVVMDLMQVRRRRAGIIDWLRANGQLNRTPLVVYTSAGMDPSELPRLASGETVLFLAERSTSDEVQSRIVDLLAKIGTN; the protein is encoded by the coding sequence GTGAGCAGCAGGCCATCCCGAGGCACTGCTCGCCTCGCAGCCATACTCGATGCCCTTCCGGACGGGCTTCTGCTCGTCAATTGCAACGGCACGGTCGTCAACGCCAACGCCATCGCCCTCGAGATGTTCGAGACCCCGGGGACCGCGCTCGTCGGTCGTGGACTGCTGGATCTGCTGCCGGAGTTCGACTCCAAGCTGATCCCGGGATCGATGCGCCGGCCCGAGGCTGCGGACGAGCAGGGCAGGACCAAGCCGACGCGCATGGTCGCGCGCCGCACCGACCGGCACGAGTACCCCGTCGAGGTCACCAGCGCCAGCCTGGACAGCGGTCAGGCCGCGTACAAGGACATCCACTCCAGCTACACCGGTGACGAGCTGCTCATGCTCGTCGTACGGGACCTCTCCGGCACCGTCGACACCGAGGCCGAGCTGGCCCGTTCGCAGCGCCAGACCGAGATGATCCTGCGCGCCGCCTCCGAGGGTGTCGTGGGCACCGACACGGACGGGCGCGTCGTCCTGGTCAACCCCGCCGCCGCCCAGATCCTCGGCTTCCGGGCCAGTGACCTCGGCGGCCAGGAGCTGCACCCGCTGATCCTGCACTCGCGGGCGGAGGGCGAGCCGTTCCCGTACGAGGAGTCGCCGCTGGCCGACACCCTCAAGTCCGGGCGCAAGCACCGCGTGCGCGGGCAGGTGCTCTGGTCCAAGAGCGGTGCTCAGGTGCCGGTGGATCTGACCACCGCGCCGGTACGGGACGGGGACCAGCTCGTCGGTGCGGTGATGACGTTCACCGACCGTCGCCCGTACGAGGAGCTGTCCACCCAGCACAAGAACGTCGTCGCCGAGCTGACGACCAGCCACTCCGACGAGGTCACCGCGCTGAAGGAGGCGCACGCGGCCGAGCTGGAGGCGCTCAAGGAGGCCCACGCCGCCGAGCTGGCCGACCGGACCGAGCGGTACGCCGCCGAGGCCGAGGCGCAGGCCGAGCTGCTCGCCTCCGTGGGCGCCCAGCACTCCCAGCTCACCGCCGTCCTCGGCGGTTCGCTGCGCGGGCCCCTGGAGGAGCTGCGCGGTGAGCTGTCCATGCTCGCCGCCGACCCGGCCGGGCAGCTGTGGCCCGAGGCCAACCAGATCCTGCACCACCTCGCCGCCGGGTACGCCCGGATGACCACCCTCGTCGACAGCGTGCTGAGCTACCAGCGCCTCGACGCGGGTGTGGAGGGGCTGCACAAGGCCCCCGCGATGATCGACGGGATCGTGACGGGCGGGATCGACGGCGCGGTCGAACTGATCGGGCCCGGGCGCGCCCAGTTCGCCGTGCACGCCCCGCCGATCGAGGCCGAGGTCGACGCGGTCCGGCTCGCGACCGCCCTCGCCCATCTCGTCGCGGACGTCTGCGGCGTCGACTCGACCGGCAAGACCCGGGCCGTCCCGGGCGGTGGATACGTCGACTCCACCGTCGTCGTGGCCGCCGCCCAGCGCGGGGACGTCGTACGGATCGAGGTGCGCGGGCCGTTCGCCGGGGGGGACCCGGTGCACGAGCCGATCGTGCGCGGCATCGTCCAGGCGCACGGCGGTGTGCTCCAGACGCACGAGATGCCGGGGATGAGCGGCAGCGCGTACGTCCTCGACATCCCGATCGGCGCCGCCTCGGGCACCATCGCGCCCCCTGAGGTGCCGGTGGAGCCCGCCCCGGCTCCGCCGCCCGCCCCCGAAGGCGTGGGGGCGCCGGGCGTCACCAGTGGCGGGCGGCGCCGGGCGCGCCGGTCGTCGACCGACGCGTTCCTGGGCAGCCCCGGTGCGCCCGAGGCCGGAGCCGAAGAGGGTGTGGTCGCGGCAGGTCCGGGGGACGGCCCTGTCGCCGAGCCGACCGGGCGGCGGCGGGCCCGTCGTGGGCCCGCGGCGGCCGAGGAGCAGGCAACACCCGAGCTGCTTCCGGCCCAGCAGGGCGAGGGGTCGGGGCGCCGGCGCGGACGGCCCAGCCCCGCGGAGAACGGAACAGCCGGGAGCGGGACGGCCGGGGACGGTGCGGCGGAGAGCGGTCCGCCCCAGCTCGGTCCGCCCCAGACCCCTGAGCAGCAGGCCCAGCAGGCTCGGCAGCAGCCGCAGCGGCAGGCCCTCGCGCTGACCTCCGCCGCGCCCTCCCCGCCCTCCGAGGGGTCCGTCGTCACCGCGGCCGAAGGTGCCCAGGGCGCCGGGCGCCCCCAGCGCGGCCAGACCGTGCCGCCGCAGGGGGTACCGACCGACTCGCAGCAGCCCGTACCGCCCGCCGGTCGACGGGCCCGGCAGGAGGGCGAACACCGCCCCGCGCTCCCCGCCCTCGCGTCCGGCAACGGCGCTTCGGGCCCGGAGCAGGGCGGCCAGCCCCAGCCACAGGAGGAGGCCCTCGCCCTCAGCCAGGCCCAGGCCCAGCAGCCCGGTGGGCGCCGGGCCCGTCGCGCGCTGGCGGCCGCCCAGGAGCGCACCGCCGCCGAGGCCGGTCCGCGTACCGCCTTCGCCCTGCCCCCCGCCGACGCGGACCGGGCACCGGCCGCACCGGGCGCGCCCGCTCCCGTGCAGGCACCGGGCACGCCCGAGCCCGCACAGGGCTCCGGCGGCGCCCCTCTGCCCGTACAGGCACCAGGAACCGCGCCCACGCCCGTACAGGCGTCAGGAACCGCCCCTGACCTTCCGGGCGCCCCCGGGGACGACAGTCACCACGGGCGCACCGCTCCGGAGGCCGGTCACACGCCCCCGCAGGCCCACCCCGTGCCCCCGCACGCCGACTGGGGTCAGGGCGCGCCCCTCGACGGCCCGGACGAGCAGCCCTGCGGCGCCGCCGTGCCGGAAGCGCCGAGCGCCCCCCGCCCCGCACCGGATGACCGGTCCTGGGGCGGCAACGGACAGACCGCCCACGCCACCGGCACCGCGGCCGCCCCGGCGGCGCACCCGGCCGACTCCGGCGCGGGCGTCCCGGACGCGCGGCAGCCGCTGCCCGCCGAGGAGCCGATGGCGGGTGTCAACCCGGACTCCACCCAGGGGCGGGCGTTCAGCGTGCGGACGCTGGGCCAGGGGGTGCCGTTCGCGCAGCACCTCACCCAGCAGCAGAACCAGCCCGCCCCGTCCACCCCGCCGAGTCAGCAGCAGAGCCTCGGCGGGGCCGGCCGGCGTCGCAAGCTCGCCGCCCCGCCGGAGGGCGAGCGCCCCACGGCCCAGCCGCCCGCCGCGGGTCCGGACCCGACCGCCCCGACAGCCACCGCCCAAGGCACGCAGGGAGAGCAGGGCGCCCAGGGACAGCAGGTCGCGCAGGGTCAGCCGCCCCAGGCACCCCAGCAGACCCAGCCCTCGCCTCAGTCCCCGTCCCCGTCCCCCGAGGCTCAGGGGTCCGATCCCACCAACCCCGGCTCCGGCCAGCTGCTGGCGCCTCCGGTGGCCGAGGGGCGCGCGTACGCCATAGGGGCGCCCGACGAGGGTGCCGAGGGTCCGGAGCCGCTGGACGGTCCCGGCGGCGCGGTCGAGGTCGCCAACCGGCCGCAGCCCCGCCCCCTCGACGACGAGCTGCCGCCCGAGCCGCTGGACAACCCGCGTCGGCTGCTCGTCTGGCCCGCCCCCGACGTACCGACGCAGCAGGCTCTCAGCGACCGCGGCTACCGTCCGGTGATCGTCAACTCCCGTGAGGAGGTCGACGCCCAGATCGCCGCGTTCCCCGCCGCGCTCTTCGTCGATCCGCTGACCGGGCCCATCACACGTACGGCGTTGCAGTCGCTGCGCCAGGCAGCCGTCGCCGCAGAGGTCCCGGTGCTGGTCACGGCCGGTCTGGGGCAGGCGACCCGGGAGGCCGCGTACGGGGCCGACCCGGCCGTCCTCCTCAAGGCGCTGGCCCCCCGCGACAGCGAG
- a CDS encoding SSI family serine proteinase inhibitor has product MLRRLALAAVVSLAALSTAAPAATAAGQVPSAVPTAGPLSSAFPALGPLPVPLPPLPSFLEGGSGVGQEKPAARTRLTVTVERSGVAGADGTFELTCGPTGGDHPERQGACDRLAEVGATRAGRELFRAAPEGTMCTMIYGGDASARIVGTWEGRPVDTTVTRGDGCEIARWNNLVPVLPDLR; this is encoded by the coding sequence ATGTTGCGCCGTCTCGCTCTCGCCGCCGTCGTATCGCTCGCCGCGCTGTCCACCGCCGCGCCCGCCGCGACCGCCGCCGGTCAGGTGCCTTCCGCCGTGCCCACCGCCGGACCCCTCTCCTCGGCCTTCCCCGCGCTCGGGCCGCTGCCCGTGCCGCTTCCGCCGCTGCCCTCGTTCCTGGAGGGCGGCAGTGGCGTGGGCCAGGAGAAGCCCGCCGCGCGGACCCGGCTGACCGTGACCGTGGAGCGCTCCGGGGTCGCCGGGGCCGACGGGACGTTCGAGCTGACCTGCGGGCCCACCGGGGGCGACCACCCGGAGCGGCAGGGCGCCTGTGACCGGCTCGCGGAGGTCGGGGCGACCCGGGCGGGGCGGGAGCTGTTCCGGGCGGCGCCCGAGGGCACCATGTGCACCATGATCTACGGCGGCGACGCCTCCGCCCGCATCGTCGGGACCTGGGAGGGCCGGCCCGTGGACACCACCGTGACCCGGGGCGACGGCTGCGAGATCGCGCGCTGGAACAACCTGGTTCCGGTCCTCCCCGATCTCCGATAA
- a CDS encoding FAD-dependent oxidoreductase has protein sequence MALPKGRRHLRKVCARLGITVHEHTTVTAVGHDHVTTTPSPNGLAQATTGPATIPAAVTVWTTGFAVHPIARATALKVDATGRIEVDGTMRSVSHPDVYAIGDAALVTGPGGKPLRMSCASGIPTAWQAADSIASRLTGTKPMTVPLRYFNQCISLGRKDGLIQYVTADDQARPAALTGRTAALYKELVCKGAAWGVANPTLGRPTRRRAVVQEPAPLPHATTANAG, from the coding sequence CTGGCTCTCCCCAAGGGCCGCCGCCACCTGCGGAAGGTCTGCGCCAGGCTCGGCATCACGGTCCACGAACACACGACGGTCACCGCCGTAGGCCACGACCACGTCACGACGACGCCCTCCCCCAACGGGCTTGCCCAAGCCACCACCGGGCCCGCCACCATCCCGGCCGCGGTCACCGTGTGGACAACAGGCTTCGCGGTCCACCCGATCGCGCGGGCAACCGCGCTGAAGGTCGACGCCACGGGCCGGATCGAGGTCGACGGCACCATGCGCTCGGTCTCCCACCCGGACGTGTACGCCATCGGCGACGCGGCCCTGGTGACGGGCCCGGGCGGCAAGCCGCTGCGCATGTCCTGCGCCTCGGGCATCCCCACCGCCTGGCAGGCCGCCGACTCCATCGCCTCCCGCCTCACCGGCACCAAGCCCATGACCGTCCCGCTGCGCTACTTCAACCAGTGCATCTCGCTGGGCCGCAAGGACGGCCTGATCCAGTACGTCACCGCCGACGACCAGGCCCGCCCCGCAGCCCTCACCGGCCGAACCGCCGCCCTCTACAAGGAACTGGTCTGCAAGGGCGCAGCCTGGGGCGTCGCCAACCCAACCCTGGGCAGGCCGACCCGCCGCCGCGCCGTCGTACAGGAGCCGGCCCCCCTGCCGCATGCCACCACCGCGAACGCTGGATAA
- a CDS encoding FAD-dependent oxidoreductase: MQVTQVRKLTQHRVIVIGAGYAGAIAAGRLARRLRNEDVTITLVNPEPDFVERVRMHQLAVGQELRPRPFSEMFAGTGVRLRVARVTAVDATGRTVTIEGETGAGNGTGTGTEAGKSNGTGDGTEAGNGPAGDVTGTGPTGNTTEQLPYDTLVYALGSSWNTHDIPGTAEHAHDIAGRPGALRLRERLTALGTGQPVAVVGGGLTGLEAATEIAEARPDLDVALVARTALGDWLSPRAAATCGRSAPGSASRSTNTRRSPP; the protein is encoded by the coding sequence ATGCAAGTCACGCAGGTCAGGAAGCTCACGCAGCACCGCGTCATCGTCATAGGAGCCGGATACGCGGGAGCGATCGCCGCCGGCCGCCTCGCCAGGCGGCTGCGCAACGAGGACGTCACCATCACCCTCGTCAACCCCGAGCCGGACTTCGTCGAGCGGGTCAGGATGCACCAGCTGGCGGTCGGCCAGGAGCTCAGGCCACGCCCTTTCAGCGAGATGTTCGCCGGAACGGGAGTCCGGCTGAGGGTCGCGAGGGTCACGGCGGTCGACGCAACCGGCAGGACGGTCACCATCGAGGGCGAGACCGGGGCCGGAAACGGGACTGGGACCGGGACCGAGGCCGGGAAGAGCAACGGAACCGGGGACGGAACCGAGGCCGGGAACGGACCGGCCGGGGACGTGACCGGGACCGGACCGACCGGCAACACCACCGAACAACTCCCCTACGACACCCTCGTGTACGCCCTCGGCAGCTCCTGGAACACCCACGACATCCCCGGCACCGCCGAACACGCCCATGACATCGCCGGCCGCCCCGGGGCACTCCGGCTCCGCGAGCGCCTGACCGCCCTCGGCACCGGGCAGCCCGTGGCCGTCGTGGGCGGCGGCCTCACCGGCCTGGAGGCGGCAACCGAGATCGCCGAGGCCCGCCCGGACCTGGACGTCGCCCTCGTGGCCCGAACCGCACTGGGCGACTGGCTCTCCCCAAGGGCCGCCGCCACCTGCGGAAGGTCTGCGCCAGGCTCGGCATCACGGTCCACGAACACACGACGGTCACCGCCGTAG
- a CDS encoding RNA polymerase sigma-70 factor, which translates to MALTRTQMDRFEASMPRLEAIAYRLLGSASDAEDAVQDTFLRWQAADIDRIEVPEAWLTKVLTNVCLNQLTSARARRESYVGQWLPEPLLAGDPMLGPADTAEQRESVSYAVLVLMERLTPNERVVYVLREAFDYPHRKIAEMLDITEASCQQIFHRARKHVAEGRARTEIDAAAARRIVEEFLTAATSGQTEPLVRLLTTDVVAVGDGGGKVPARAKALQGAVAVARFMRGLFKPGQAKRDLVGGSPEVHLTTANGAPAILVALDGRVIGVLCVEITPEGIAGLRSQANPDKLERATRRWAATDHGEPLFHAF; encoded by the coding sequence ATGGCTCTGACGCGGACCCAGATGGACCGGTTCGAGGCCTCCATGCCCCGTCTGGAGGCCATCGCCTACCGCCTGCTCGGCTCGGCGAGCGATGCCGAGGACGCCGTGCAGGACACGTTCCTGCGGTGGCAGGCGGCCGACATCGACCGCATCGAGGTCCCCGAGGCCTGGCTGACCAAGGTCCTCACCAACGTCTGCCTCAACCAGCTGACCTCGGCCCGCGCCCGCCGCGAGTCGTACGTGGGCCAGTGGCTGCCCGAACCGCTGCTCGCCGGGGACCCGATGCTGGGCCCCGCCGACACCGCGGAGCAGCGCGAGTCCGTCTCGTACGCCGTCCTCGTCCTCATGGAACGGCTGACGCCCAACGAGCGGGTGGTGTACGTGCTGCGGGAGGCGTTCGACTACCCGCACCGGAAGATCGCGGAGATGCTCGACATCACCGAGGCCTCCTGCCAGCAGATCTTCCACCGCGCCAGGAAGCACGTCGCGGAGGGCAGGGCCCGCACCGAGATCGACGCAGCTGCCGCCCGGCGCATCGTGGAGGAGTTCCTCACGGCCGCCACCAGCGGGCAGACCGAGCCGCTCGTACGGCTCCTCACCACGGACGTCGTCGCGGTCGGCGACGGCGGCGGGAAGGTACCGGCCCGCGCCAAGGCGCTCCAAGGGGCCGTCGCGGTCGCGCGGTTCATGCGGGGCCTGTTCAAGCCCGGCCAGGCCAAGCGCGATCTCGTCGGCGGCTCTCCCGAGGTCCACCTCACGACCGCCAACGGCGCCCCCGCCATCCTGGTCGCCCTCGACGGCCGGGTCATCGGCGTCCTGTGCGTGGAGATCACCCCGGAGGGCATCGCCGGACTCCGCAGCCAGGCCAACCCCGACAAACTCGAACGCGCGACCCGGCGGTGGGCGGCCACCGACCACGGAGAGCCGCTGTTCCACGCCTTCTGA
- a CDS encoding excalibur calcium-binding domain-containing protein, whose protein sequence is MGVVGIFGAGACAGGGGADGGAASTSVATSSAPAEVAAAVTSAVIASPEKRAPSPERSVPPPAPPTSSPLSAEATVAACFDAVNDQEHREAWELGGKSLAGDHGAFVDSLAGTERDTVRSLGVEGDTVRAELEALQSDGSLRPFEGTYTVRSGVITSADVREVAGPGDGTTPSDEPGVVPSPSYENCDAARDAGVTPPHPGEPGYGDHLDRDGDGVAREPDPR, encoded by the coding sequence GTGGGGGTCGTCGGGATCTTCGGTGCTGGGGCGTGTGCGGGGGGTGGTGGAGCGGACGGAGGGGCCGCCTCCACCTCGGTGGCCACCTCCTCGGCTCCCGCCGAAGTGGCCGCCGCGGTGACCAGTGCCGTCATCGCCTCCCCGGAGAAGCGCGCCCCCTCGCCGGAGAGGAGCGTTCCGCCTCCGGCGCCCCCCACGTCGAGTCCCCTGAGCGCCGAGGCGACCGTGGCCGCCTGCTTCGATGCCGTCAACGACCAGGAGCACCGGGAGGCTTGGGAGCTGGGCGGCAAGAGCCTCGCCGGCGACCACGGCGCCTTCGTCGACAGCCTCGCCGGTACCGAGCGGGACACCGTCCGGAGCCTCGGCGTCGAAGGGGACACGGTACGGGCGGAGCTGGAGGCGCTCCAGAGCGACGGCAGCCTGAGGCCCTTCGAGGGCACCTACACGGTTCGCTCCGGTGTGATCACGTCGGCTGACGTGCGTGAGGTCGCGGGGCCGGGGGATGGGACCACGCCGAGCGATGAGCCGGGTGTGGTGCCGTCCCCGTCCTACGAGAACTGCGATGCGGCCCGGGATGCCGGAGTCACGCCTCCGCACCCGGGCGAACCCGGGTACGGGGACCATCTCGACCGGGACGGTGACGGGGTCGCCCGCGAGCCTGACCCCCGTTGA
- a CDS encoding DUF2797 domain-containing protein produces MAFGWRCTGLAWPGDGPQLGWSKGAERRVSVLSYGTGLGFRALGERHCVGARGNACPLGAVVSVRSTGGRCPECARLDRAHSVAADTLLDDPRTYRVYLAWFGPGLVKVGITREERGGARLREQGAVAYTWLGRGPLMAARRTEEVLRAALGVPDRIPYAKKRGVRSRLPGEQERLAEVVESYGRAVALQGRCWPESLEPLPLEVVDHVRIFGLDRAPAATRSVSELVDGGVVAGRLVAVAGPDLHLAAGGDGGVVVLDTRLITGWELSAVDPAAANDVRVPLIDIRGGGVQGGLF; encoded by the coding sequence GTGGCCTTCGGGTGGCGGTGTACCGGGCTCGCGTGGCCGGGGGACGGGCCGCAGCTGGGGTGGAGCAAGGGCGCCGAGCGGCGGGTGAGCGTTCTCTCGTACGGGACCGGGCTCGGGTTCCGCGCGTTGGGTGAGCGGCACTGTGTGGGGGCGCGGGGCAACGCGTGCCCTCTGGGGGCCGTGGTGTCCGTGCGCAGTACCGGGGGCCGGTGCCCCGAGTGTGCGCGGCTGGACCGGGCCCACTCGGTGGCCGCCGATACGTTGCTGGACGACCCACGGACGTACCGCGTCTATCTCGCCTGGTTCGGGCCCGGTCTCGTCAAGGTCGGGATCACCCGGGAGGAGCGGGGCGGCGCGCGGCTGCGGGAGCAGGGGGCCGTGGCGTACACGTGGCTGGGGCGTGGGCCCCTGATGGCCGCCCGGCGGACCGAGGAGGTGCTGCGGGCCGCCCTCGGGGTGCCGGATCGGATCCCGTATGCCAAGAAGCGAGGCGTGCGGAGCCGACTGCCGGGAGAGCAGGAGCGGTTGGCCGAGGTGGTGGAGTCGTACGGGCGGGCCGTCGCACTTCAAGGGCGTTGCTGGCCCGAGTCGTTGGAGCCGCTGCCCCTTGAAGTCGTCGATCACGTAAGGATCTTCGGGCTTGACCGTGCTCCTGCCGCCACCCGGTCGGTGAGTGAGCTGGTCGACGGGGGCGTGGTGGCCGGGCGGTTGGTGGCTGTCGCCGGGCCCGATCTTCATCTGGCCGCAGGTGGGGACGGGGGTGTCGTCGTGCTGGATACGCGGCTCATCACCGGGTGGGAGCTTTCCGCCGTGGATCCGGCCGCGGCGAACGATGTACGTGTCCCCCTCATCGACATCCGGGGTGGCGGCGTGCAGGGTGGGTTGTTCTGA
- a CDS encoding amidohydrolase family protein, with protein sequence MSDERAESYDVVRFWERLGLPGIIDVHTHFMPEQVLRKVWAYFDSAGPLTGLEWPITYRYEEERRLSVLRSFGVLRFTSMLYPHKPGMARWLNDWAAGFAARVPDCLHTATLFPEEGVESYVKEAVENGARVFKSHLQVGGYDANDPLLEGAWGLLAEAGVPVVMHCGSGPVPGRFTGPEPIGRLLARHPRLRLIVAHMGMPEYAEFLALAQAHPEVRLDTTMAFTDFSEGFTPFPAGERGRLADLGDRILLGTDFPNIPYPYVHQLEALERLGLGDGWLRAVCHRNAEALFGGGS encoded by the coding sequence GTGAGCGACGAGAGAGCCGAGAGCTATGACGTCGTGCGGTTCTGGGAACGGCTCGGACTGCCCGGCATCATCGACGTGCACACCCACTTCATGCCCGAGCAGGTCCTGCGCAAGGTGTGGGCCTACTTCGACTCCGCCGGGCCGCTCACCGGGCTGGAGTGGCCCATCACCTACCGGTACGAGGAGGAGCGACGGCTCTCCGTACTCAGGTCGTTCGGCGTCCTCCGCTTCACCTCCATGCTCTACCCGCACAAGCCCGGCATGGCCCGCTGGCTCAACGACTGGGCCGCCGGCTTCGCCGCCCGGGTGCCGGACTGCCTGCACACCGCGACCCTCTTCCCGGAGGAGGGCGTGGAGTCGTACGTGAAGGAGGCCGTCGAGAACGGGGCGCGGGTCTTCAAATCGCACCTCCAGGTCGGGGGCTACGACGCCAACGACCCGTTGCTGGAGGGGGCTTGGGGGCTGCTCGCCGAGGCCGGGGTGCCCGTCGTCATGCACTGCGGGTCCGGGCCCGTCCCGGGGAGGTTCACCGGGCCCGAGCCCATCGGACGGCTCCTCGCACGCCATCCCCGGCTGCGCCTGATCGTGGCGCACATGGGGATGCCGGAGTACGCGGAGTTCCTGGCGCTGGCGCAGGCCCATCCCGAGGTGCGGCTGGACACGACGATGGCCTTCACCGACTTCAGCGAGGGGTTCACGCCGTTCCCGGCCGGTGAGCGGGGGCGGCTGGCCGATCTCGGGGACCGGATCCTGCTGGGGACGGACTTCCCGAACATTCCTTACCCGTACGTCCATCAGCTGGAGGCGTTGGAGCGGCTCGGGCTGGGGGACGGCTGGCTGCGGGCGGTCTGTCACCGGAACGCGGAGGCGCTGTTCGGGGGCGGTTCCTGA
- a CDS encoding response regulator transcription factor, whose protein sequence is MTTTTATTAPQGRTELLRPDRTPVRVLVVDDEAPLAELLSMALRYEGWEVRSAGDGAAAVRAARDFRPDAVVLDVMLPDMDGLAVLGRLRRDHSDVPVLFLTARDAVEDRIAGLTAGGDDYVTKPFSLEEVVARLRGLIRRSGTALAAERSQSTLTVGDLVLDEDSHEVSRGGDAIHLTATEFELLRFLMRNPRRVLSKAQILDRVWNYDFGGQANVVELYISYLRKKIDAGRTPMIHTRRGAGYLIKPGE, encoded by the coding sequence ATGACGACGACGACCGCGACGACCGCGCCCCAGGGGCGTACCGAACTGCTCAGGCCGGACCGTACGCCCGTGCGCGTCCTGGTCGTGGACGACGAGGCTCCGCTCGCCGAGCTGCTCTCGATGGCCCTGCGGTACGAGGGCTGGGAGGTGCGCAGCGCCGGTGACGGGGCCGCGGCCGTGCGCGCGGCCCGCGATTTCCGCCCGGACGCGGTGGTCCTGGACGTGATGCTCCCGGACATGGACGGGCTCGCCGTGCTGGGCCGGCTCCGGCGCGACCACTCCGACGTGCCCGTCCTCTTCCTGACCGCCCGCGACGCCGTGGAGGACCGGATCGCCGGGCTCACGGCGGGCGGCGACGACTACGTGACCAAGCCGTTCAGCCTGGAGGAGGTCGTGGCACGGCTGCGCGGGCTGATCCGCCGCTCCGGGACCGCGCTCGCGGCCGAGCGGAGCCAGTCCACGCTCACCGTCGGGGACCTGGTGCTGGACGAGGACAGCCATGAGGTGAGCCGGGGCGGGGACGCGATCCACCTGACCGCCACGGAGTTCGAGCTGCTGCGCTTCCTGATGCGCAACCCGCGCCGGGTGCTCAGCAAGGCGCAGATCCTGGACCGGGTCTGGAACTACGACTTCGGCGGCCAGGCCAACGTCGTGGAGCTCTACATCTCCTACCTCCGCAAGAAGATCGACGCCGGGCGGACCCCGATGATCCACACCCGGCGCGGTGCGGGGTATCTGATCAAGCCCGGTGAGTAG